In Sander lucioperca isolate FBNREF2018 chromosome 21, SLUC_FBN_1.2, whole genome shotgun sequence, the following proteins share a genomic window:
- the LOC116064024 gene encoding uncharacterized protein C21orf58-like yields the protein MKLRNGNLISCLTQAPNQPTTILQQLPATMMPPGSAPSIKPGGHVKEDLVELMMIQNAQMHQVIMNNMTMSALSSFGYSSPLPGPAAPRDLVIIQENEADPEIHHHYYQSMPCISYPAWFLPQATLVYQDPIKPPSSPPHRDR from the exons ATGAAGTTGAGGAACGGAAACCTTATCTCATGTCTTACACAG GCTCCTAACCAGCCCACCACTATCTTGCAGCAGCTCCCAGCGACCATGATGCCTCCTGGCTCTGCTCCTTCTATTAAACCTGGTGGTCACGTCAAGGAGG ACCTTGTAGAGCTGATGATGATCCAGAATGCCCAGATGCACCAGGTCATCATGAATAACATGACCATGTCGGCACTCAGCTCGTTTGGATACTCCAGCCCTCTGCCGGGCCCTGCG GCTCCCAGAGATCTGGTTATAATTCAAGAGAACGAGGCTGACCCAGAGATACACCACCACTATTACCAGTCTATGCCTTGCATATCCTACCCTGCGTGGTTCCTGCCTCAGGCCACACTGGTCTACCAAGACCCCATCAAGCCCCCCTCTTCTCCTCCACACAGAGACAGGTGA
- the rprml gene encoding reprimo-like protein, translated as MNFSLFDVTQGALFNGSQTLAGTLATYSGNGTDNVVTGDGGGSLVLVQDERKLFVMRVVQIAVLCVLSLTVVFGIFFLGCNLMIKSESMINFLVKDRRPSKDVETVMIGLR; from the coding sequence ATGAACTTCTCCTTGTTCGACGTGACCCAGGGCGCGCTGTTTAACGGCAGTCAGACCCTCGCCGGGACTTTGGCGACATATTCCGGCAATGGAACCGACAACGTGGTGACCGGCGACGGTGGAGGGTCCCTGGTGCTGGTGCAAGACGAGCGCAAACTCTTCGTCATGCGTGTGGTGCAAATCGCGGTGCTATGCGTGTTGTCGCTTACCGTAGTGTTCGGCATATTTTTCCTCGGGTGCAACCTGATGATCAAATCGGAGAGCATGATTAACTTCCTGGTAAAGGACCGGAGACCCTCTAAAGACGTGGAGACGGTCATGATCGGGCTCAGGTAG